A single uncultured Acetobacterium sp. DNA region contains:
- a CDS encoding CoA transferase, translating to MEPLKGVKVVDLTTYLAAPTTVRVMGEWGADLIKVEAPKGDPAREQGAVFNMPFTDDENLAFDVANMDKRFITINLKTEQGLEVMDKLLAEADVFVTNTRTKGLVKLGLDYDTLKVKFPRLIFAQVTGYGEKGPDKDKPGFDATCYMARGGVLGTTVDKGGSPMNPPNGFGDFQVSIALLAGICGALYNREKTGKGEKVTVGLQHAASFMLSVAMISAQYGNQYPKSRREVVNPFNNCYRTKDEKWVIMCCPEYDRDFNKIMALLKLDDMVDNARYTNCAQLNANKRNSEVIDRLDEAIAQINRSDLVKMLSDNELPCEAANEPLDVYEDEQVWANNILAKVDYPSGKRMVATNPILFESMSEPRLETCQPQGAHTQEIMKELGYNDAQINESIEQGAVAGLKLLKK from the coding sequence ATGGAACCTTTAAAAGGAGTAAAAGTCGTTGATTTAACAACCTATTTAGCTGCTCCTACCACGGTACGGGTGATGGGGGAGTGGGGGGCCGATTTAATTAAAGTGGAAGCTCCCAAAGGTGATCCGGCCAGAGAACAGGGTGCAGTTTTCAATATGCCGTTTACCGATGATGAAAACCTTGCTTTTGATGTGGCTAATATGGACAAACGGTTTATTACAATCAATTTAAAAACCGAACAAGGCCTGGAAGTGATGGATAAGTTATTAGCGGAAGCCGATGTGTTCGTAACCAACACCCGAACCAAAGGTCTGGTCAAACTTGGGTTAGATTACGATACGTTAAAAGTAAAATTTCCGAGATTAATATTTGCCCAGGTTACTGGTTATGGCGAAAAAGGTCCGGATAAGGATAAACCCGGTTTTGATGCGACCTGTTACATGGCTAGAGGCGGGGTTTTAGGGACAACCGTTGATAAGGGTGGGTCGCCCATGAATCCACCCAATGGATTTGGCGATTTTCAGGTATCCATTGCTCTGTTGGCGGGAATTTGCGGGGCGCTATACAACCGCGAAAAAACCGGTAAAGGTGAAAAGGTGACCGTTGGACTTCAACACGCGGCTTCCTTTATGTTAAGCGTTGCAATGATCTCTGCGCAGTATGGCAACCAGTATCCCAAAAGCCGGAGAGAAGTGGTAAACCCGTTTAATAACTGTTACCGGACTAAGGATGAAAAATGGGTGATTATGTGCTGTCCGGAATATGATCGGGATTTCAATAAAATTATGGCACTATTAAAACTTGATGATATGGTGGATAATGCCCGATATACCAATTGTGCCCAGCTAAATGCCAATAAACGCAACAGCGAAGTCATTGACAGACTGGATGAAGCCATTGCCCAGATTAACCGGTCAGATCTGGTGAAAATGCTTTCTGATAATGAACTTCCCTGTGAGGCAGCAAATGAACCACTGGATGTGTACGAAGACGAACAAGTATGGGCAAACAATATTTTGGCCAAGGTTGACTATCCCTCCGGTAAGCGGATGGTTGCCACCAATCCAATTTTATTTGAATCGATGTCGGAACCACGGCTGGAAACCTGTCAACCGCAGGGCGCCCATACCCAGGAAATCATGAAAGAACTTGGCTACAATGATGCTCAGATTAATGAGTCCATCGAACAGGGTGCAGTAGCCGGATTAAAACTTCTCAAAAAATAA
- the fadK gene encoding medium-chain fatty-acid--CoA ligase yields the protein MKINQHRKELYEQLGYWCKETLLDYWNATVANYREREFVVDDRGNRYTYQVVDEKAEIIAAYFRKVGIIPGDVVSFQVPVWSEFVLITMACLKIGAIINPIGMCYTGKELEYLLNYANSKVFLCPTWYHKTNYEAIIQGAIEQLGGLKSVILLDNQKSRAGKTITLKEILREPSFCEHSLYSNLFYNNKENLKKTNSNDVAAILYTSGTTGGVKGVMLTHNNIIFSEKYFNKTLGVTKDDIIFMPAPLNHATGFHHGIIAPMLIGGKVVLQNKFDSQKAIKQINLERCTYSMGSTPFIYDILNDLKNGKDRLGTLKFYLCGGAPVPEDMVRCAYQYGIKLCEVYGSTESVPHLFVRPEETFELMGSAAGRAMEGIEVRIVDENRQTVPSGIIGEEASRGPNVFVGYLNDEAATERDLDDDGWFYSGDLCVADEKGNIRVIGRKKDIIVRGGENLNTNSISDYVSKHPDILDQAVIAMPDERLGERICAYVVIKKEPLNLKKLLNYMQKTGIPKRYWPERLEIIDEIPRTDSGKVKKNLLREDLKKRMQIVEELDCRSRNLA from the coding sequence ATGAAAATAAATCAGCATCGAAAAGAATTATATGAACAGTTGGGCTATTGGTGCAAAGAAACGCTGTTGGATTACTGGAATGCCACCGTTGCGAATTATCGGGAACGTGAGTTTGTTGTCGATGATCGGGGCAATCGTTACACGTATCAGGTGGTTGATGAAAAAGCTGAGATTATTGCTGCTTATTTTCGTAAGGTGGGAATTATTCCCGGCGATGTTGTCTCCTTCCAGGTACCGGTATGGAGTGAATTTGTTCTGATAACCATGGCCTGTTTAAAAATAGGGGCAATTATTAATCCGATTGGCATGTGTTATACCGGAAAAGAGCTGGAATATCTACTGAATTACGCTAACAGCAAGGTCTTCTTATGTCCCACCTGGTATCATAAAACAAATTATGAAGCGATCATTCAGGGTGCCATCGAACAGCTGGGCGGTCTTAAGAGTGTCATTTTATTGGATAACCAAAAGAGCCGAGCTGGGAAAACAATAACACTAAAAGAGATTTTAAGGGAACCTTCATTTTGCGAGCATTCATTATATTCGAATTTATTTTACAATAATAAAGAAAACCTGAAAAAAACCAACAGCAATGATGTTGCCGCCATTCTTTATACATCGGGCACCACTGGAGGCGTAAAAGGAGTAATGTTGACCCATAACAACATTATTTTTAGTGAAAAATATTTCAATAAAACCCTGGGCGTGACAAAAGATGACATTATCTTCATGCCGGCGCCATTGAATCATGCAACCGGTTTTCATCATGGCATTATCGCTCCGATGTTAATCGGCGGAAAAGTTGTCTTGCAGAACAAGTTTGACAGTCAAAAAGCGATTAAACAAATCAATCTTGAACGATGCACCTATTCGATGGGTTCGACGCCTTTTATTTATGATATTTTGAATGATCTTAAAAACGGAAAAGATCGCTTGGGTACCCTTAAATTCTATCTCTGTGGGGGCGCCCCTGTCCCCGAGGATATGGTGAGATGTGCATATCAATACGGAATTAAACTATGTGAAGTCTACGGATCAACTGAAAGTGTTCCCCATCTGTTTGTCAGGCCGGAAGAAACGTTTGAATTAATGGGAAGTGCCGCCGGAAGGGCAATGGAAGGGATTGAAGTTCGCATTGTGGATGAAAATCGTCAAACTGTTCCATCGGGAATCATTGGTGAAGAGGCGTCAAGAGGGCCGAATGTCTTTGTTGGTTATTTAAATGATGAAGCAGCCACTGAAAGAGATCTGGATGATGACGGATGGTTTTATAGCGGCGACTTATGTGTGGCAGATGAAAAAGGAAATATTCGCGTGATTGGAAGAAAAAAAGACATCATTGTTCGGGGCGGCGAAAACCTGAATACCAATAGTATCAGTGATTATGTGTCAAAACATCCTGACATTTTAGATCAGGCAGTGATCGCCATGCCAGACGAACGTCTGGGTGAACGAATTTGTGCGTATGTGGTAATCAAAAAAGAACCGCTGAATTTAAAAAAACTGCTAAACTATATGCAAAAGACCGGAATACCAAAACGATATTGGCCGGAACGGTTGGAAATTATTGATGAAATTCCGCGGACGGATAGCGGCAAAGTAAAGAAAAACCTGTTGCGAGAAGATTTAAAAAAACGGATGCAGATAGTGGAGGAATTGGATTGCAGAAGCAGAAATTTGGCATAA
- a CDS encoding GNAT family N-acetyltransferase, whose translation MTVELFKLKEVDFKKIYTLMERSFPPEEVRSYENGVKILSDPNYRILISINEDGEILGFIAEWDLGSTIFLEHFAVDQTLRGLGIGSGMMAAYLSQVIKPVMLEVEDEKTAINERRIVFYQRLGFYLSEYGYQQPVMRGDVSKAISLRIMSYPDPLTKDDFYNFRHQVFTQIYKSIETDS comes from the coding sequence GTGACAGTCGAATTATTTAAATTAAAAGAAGTAGATTTCAAAAAAATCTATACACTGATGGAGCGTTCTTTTCCCCCAGAAGAAGTGAGAAGCTATGAAAATGGCGTAAAGATATTGAGTGACCCCAATTATCGAATTTTGATCTCAATAAATGAAGATGGTGAAATCCTGGGTTTTATTGCCGAGTGGGATCTGGGATCAACTATTTTTCTGGAACATTTTGCCGTGGACCAAACCCTTCGAGGTTTGGGGATTGGTTCCGGGATGATGGCAGCCTATTTGTCCCAGGTAATAAAGCCAGTGATGCTCGAAGTGGAAGATGAGAAAACCGCAATCAATGAAAGACGGATTGTTTTTTATCAGCGACTGGGATTTTACCTGTCAGAATATGGTTATCAGCAACCGGTGATGCGCGGTGATGTGAGTAAGGCGATTTCTCTGAGGATTATGAGCTATCCGGATCCGCTTACCAAAGACGACTTTTATAATTTCAGACACCAGGTGTTTACTCAAATCTATAAAAGTATTGAAACGGATAGCTAA
- a CDS encoding acyl-CoA dehydrogenase family protein has translation MAKLNEQEFQAYLKQVRALAEGPFEEIQKEVEVTNKFPQEFFDLSIKNNLYRFSLPEQYGGWGLDELQILQVQEEFSRGPGGMRMHLHYAADMNWRILDDFGSKELKDEYMSQFADKTVFTCFALTEETGGTGADLHTVAVKDGDDYILNGEKFLISHTDCCEFAYVFAVTDPNADKEKRLSGFFVPVNTPGYEIVPMPHMMGCRGAGHAGLKFTDMRLNKKYLLGEEGDGLKIAMHSLSVSRAHIGVSNLGMAQRMLEMTIARAKDRVTFGKPLVARQAIQQNIADMGTEIHALRLMVYDFAKDFEAGKDIEMKAAMCKLHSINTVKLVSDYMLEIFGGIGYFEDCVYGPVERLYRDCRAMWLEEGPRTVQRLTASRKLIASGGVIEIN, from the coding sequence ATGGCAAAATTAAATGAACAAGAATTTCAAGCATATCTGAAACAGGTTAGAGCATTGGCAGAGGGTCCTTTTGAAGAAATTCAAAAAGAGGTTGAAGTAACAAATAAATTCCCACAGGAATTCTTTGATCTTTCAATCAAAAATAATTTATATCGATTCAGTTTACCGGAACAATATGGTGGCTGGGGCTTAGATGAATTACAGATTCTTCAAGTACAGGAAGAATTTAGCCGAGGTCCAGGAGGAATGCGAATGCATCTTCACTATGCGGCTGATATGAACTGGCGAATTCTTGATGATTTTGGCAGTAAAGAATTAAAAGATGAATATATGAGTCAATTTGCCGATAAAACTGTCTTTACCTGTTTCGCATTAACAGAAGAAACCGGTGGAACCGGTGCCGATTTACATACAGTGGCGGTCAAAGATGGCGATGACTATATTTTAAATGGCGAAAAATTCCTAATTTCCCATACCGACTGTTGTGAATTTGCCTATGTTTTTGCAGTAACGGATCCGAATGCTGATAAAGAAAAAAGACTATCAGGTTTCTTTGTACCCGTTAATACACCAGGTTACGAAATCGTACCCATGCCGCATATGATGGGTTGTCGTGGTGCTGGTCATGCAGGACTAAAATTCACAGACATGCGCCTGAATAAGAAATACCTATTAGGAGAAGAAGGTGACGGTTTAAAAATTGCCATGCATTCATTATCCGTATCGCGAGCACATATCGGCGTGAGTAACCTTGGAATGGCTCAAAGAATGTTAGAAATGACCATTGCCAGAGCTAAAGATCGGGTCACTTTCGGGAAACCATTAGTCGCACGACAAGCCATTCAACAAAACATTGCCGATATGGGAACCGAAATTCATGCGTTAAGATTGATGGTTTATGATTTTGCGAAAGATTTTGAAGCTGGTAAAGACATCGAAATGAAAGCAGCGATGTGTAAACTGCACAGCATCAACACTGTTAAACTGGTATCAGACTACATGCTGGAAATATTCGGTGGGATCGGATACTTTGAAGACTGCGTCTACGGTCCGGTTGAACGATTATATCGAGACTGCCGGGCCATGTGGTTGGAAGAAGGCCCAAGAACGGTTCAGCGCTTAACGGCATCCAGAAAACTAATTGCCAGCGGCGGCGTCATCGAAATTAACTAA
- a CDS encoding MFS transporter, producing MSNENKTNVQSVNTGGAAAIPIELGGKKTNVRWAVAVVLALSFMAMFMGRTVFSVSGKSIMEQYGWTSAQFGYASTAFFIGYMITMVPSGSIADKYGATKVLIISLLLSGVFTFFTPIIGVTMFLMILVRILEGASQGCIVPGAMSNLGKWFPKREFGVASALVQAGCPLGSALNMYIAAAMLPLIGWQNLFYIYAIIFPIWCIIWVIVGKSSPKEHKRVNEKEIEWIQQRPEGQENTKPVVLTKKAIFRTPAVWLMCLSYGCAVYMYFFATTWLPNYFTIGRGMSISAGATPFIVGFFAYFVGGFIADGASKKLGDKIGRKLVQVVGMIGAAVLIFVGANATDPTFVIAAVSLSYGFLCLTMGGYFSVPSAICPANVGVYSGLAGIIGAIAGVLAPTVTGLVVDAGLNAGASNAVAYGYALWVCAAVCIIGSVLALVAKLEPIKPEKA from the coding sequence ATGAGTAATGAAAATAAAACAAATGTACAATCGGTAAACACTGGCGGAGCTGCAGCCATACCCATAGAATTAGGCGGTAAAAAAACAAATGTAAGATGGGCAGTGGCAGTCGTATTGGCACTTTCCTTTATGGCAATGTTTATGGGAAGAACCGTCTTCTCAGTATCTGGAAAATCGATCATGGAACAGTATGGCTGGACGTCAGCACAATTTGGTTACGCCTCAACTGCATTTTTTATTGGTTATATGATTACAATGGTTCCATCAGGATCAATTGCTGATAAATATGGCGCAACCAAGGTTTTGATCATCAGTTTATTACTATCAGGGGTATTTACATTCTTTACGCCGATTATCGGGGTGACCATGTTCCTGATGATACTGGTTCGTATTTTAGAAGGTGCTTCCCAGGGGTGCATCGTTCCCGGAGCGATGTCAAATTTAGGTAAGTGGTTTCCCAAAAGAGAATTTGGTGTTGCGTCGGCATTGGTACAGGCAGGCTGTCCTTTGGGTTCAGCTCTTAATATGTACATCGCAGCAGCAATGCTGCCGCTGATTGGCTGGCAGAATCTCTTTTATATTTACGCAATCATTTTCCCTATCTGGTGTATTATCTGGGTGATCGTCGGAAAATCCTCCCCCAAAGAACACAAACGGGTTAATGAGAAAGAAATTGAATGGATTCAACAACGACCGGAAGGTCAGGAAAACACAAAACCGGTTGTTCTGACTAAAAAAGCTATTTTTAGAACTCCTGCGGTTTGGTTGATGTGTTTATCATATGGGTGCGCAGTCTATATGTACTTTTTTGCGACGACCTGGCTGCCTAATTACTTTACAATCGGACGGGGGATGAGCATCAGTGCCGGAGCGACACCTTTTATTGTCGGATTCTTTGCCTATTTTGTGGGTGGCTTTATTGCAGATGGTGCTTCAAAGAAATTGGGCGATAAAATTGGCCGTAAATTAGTACAGGTCGTCGGGATGATTGGTGCCGCTGTACTAATCTTTGTCGGTGCGAATGCCACCGATCCGACCTTTGTTATTGCAGCAGTATCCTTATCCTATGGATTCCTTTGTCTGACAATGGGCGGCTATTTCTCGGTACCATCAGCTATTTGCCCAGCTAACGTGGGTGTTTACTCCGGCTTGGCCGGTATCATCGGAGCGATCGCAGGGGTCTTGGCACCAACAGTAACGGGGTTAGTCGTTGATGCGGGCTTAAATGCCGGCGCCAGTAATGCTGTTGCTTATGGTTACGCCCTCTGGGTTTGTGCCGCAGTTTGTATTATTGGATCGGTACTGGCACTGGTAGCAAAACTGGAACCGATTAAACCGGAAAAGGCTTAA
- a CDS encoding electron transfer flavoprotein subunit alpha/FixB family protein, producing the protein MDLKQYQDVWVFMECFQGQPKDVGFELLGQGRLLADALKQKLCAVVIGKDVDDGIKGATEYGADIIYAVQGDEYENYSSDAYGHAILELCAKYHPNTILIGATANGRDLGSKLAICLKTGLTADCTALSVEEDTGNVVWERPAFGGNLYARILCSETRPQMGTVRPGAFKKPEKTQNRMPVMIREDIHTKAEDILTKVIDFIKANDESGIRLEEAEYIVSGGRGLKGPENFAMLEELADLLGGTVGASRASVDAGWIPQSKQVGQTGKTVSPKVYIACGISGAVQHLAGMTESDTIIAINKDATAPIFEVADYGIVGDVFEMIPAMIKEMRVAKNLN; encoded by the coding sequence ATGGATTTAAAACAATATCAGGACGTATGGGTATTTATGGAGTGTTTTCAGGGACAACCAAAAGATGTTGGTTTTGAACTGTTGGGACAGGGTCGATTGCTGGCCGATGCCTTGAAACAAAAACTGTGTGCAGTAGTGATCGGAAAAGATGTTGATGATGGTATTAAAGGAGCCACTGAGTATGGTGCCGATATCATCTATGCGGTACAGGGCGATGAGTATGAGAATTATTCATCGGATGCCTATGGCCATGCCATTTTGGAATTATGTGCCAAATATCATCCGAACACAATTCTGATTGGAGCAACAGCAAATGGCCGAGATTTAGGATCAAAGCTGGCCATTTGTTTAAAAACAGGGTTAACAGCAGACTGTACTGCACTAAGCGTGGAAGAAGACACGGGCAATGTTGTTTGGGAAAGACCGGCCTTCGGGGGTAATCTGTATGCCCGCATTCTCTGCAGCGAAACAAGACCGCAAATGGGAACCGTAAGACCGGGAGCTTTTAAAAAACCCGAAAAAACTCAGAACCGCATGCCGGTGATGATTCGCGAAGACATTCACACCAAAGCAGAAGATATCCTGACAAAGGTGATTGATTTTATAAAAGCCAACGATGAATCGGGAATTCGCCTGGAAGAAGCAGAATACATTGTCTCCGGCGGACGTGGCCTCAAAGGCCCGGAAAATTTTGCGATGCTGGAGGAACTGGCAGATCTTCTGGGGGGAACGGTAGGCGCTTCTCGGGCATCGGTTGATGCTGGCTGGATTCCGCAAAGTAAGCAGGTGGGACAGACCGGTAAAACTGTATCCCCAAAAGTTTATATTGCCTGCGGCATTTCAGGGGCAGTACAGCATTTGGCCGGGATGACGGAGTCCGATACCATTATTGCCATCAATAAGGATGCCACCGCTCCAATTTTTGAAGTGGCTGATTATGGCATTGTCGGTGATGTTTTTGAAATGATTCCGGCAATGATTAAAGAAATGAGAGTCGCAAAAAATCTCAATTAG
- a CDS encoding electron transfer flavoprotein subunit beta/FixA family protein: MNIVVCVKQVPDTTEIKIDPVKNTLIRQGVPSIMNPFDKNALEEALQLKEQYGGMVTVISMGPEQAKVTLREALSMGADQAYLVTDRAFGGSDTYATSYILSKVIQKLGPFDVIMGGKQAIDGDTGQTAPSIAEHLGIARLTHVLSIKIDGKKCTVEREIEEGVEIVEAKLPILCTATKETNKPRYATIKRKIESLKAEIPNITLADLPDMDTTKIGLKGSPTRVKSTFTPKRQACCEMLEIINPRETARVLFGKLAEAKIL; encoded by the coding sequence ATGAATATTGTTGTTTGTGTAAAACAGGTTCCGGATACAACTGAAATTAAGATTGATCCGGTTAAAAATACGCTGATTCGTCAAGGGGTTCCCAGCATTATGAATCCGTTTGATAAAAACGCACTCGAAGAAGCACTGCAGTTAAAAGAACAGTACGGCGGGATGGTAACAGTTATTTCAATGGGTCCAGAACAAGCTAAGGTAACACTACGCGAAGCGCTTTCGATGGGCGCCGACCAGGCTTATCTGGTAACCGATCGCGCATTTGGCGGCTCTGACACCTACGCTACCAGTTATATTTTATCAAAGGTTATTCAAAAGTTGGGTCCATTTGATGTCATCATGGGCGGAAAACAAGCCATCGATGGTGATACCGGGCAAACCGCCCCGAGTATTGCCGAACACCTGGGCATTGCCCGACTGACCCATGTGTTAAGTATTAAAATTGACGGCAAAAAATGTACGGTAGAACGGGAAATAGAAGAGGGTGTGGAGATTGTTGAAGCGAAGCTGCCGATTTTGTGCACCGCCACAAAAGAAACAAACAAGCCCCGATATGCGACGATTAAGCGAAAAATTGAATCGTTAAAAGCTGAAATACCGAATATTACACTGGCCGATCTACCAGATATGGACACGACAAAAATTGGTTTAAAAGGATCACCAACCCGGGTAAAATCAACCTTCACACCAAAGCGTCAAGCGTGTTGCGAAATGCTGGAGATCATCAATCCCCGGGAAACTGCAAGGGTTCTGTTTGGCAAACTGGCAGAAGCGAAAATATTATAA
- a CDS encoding diguanylate cyclase produces the protein MKQRNKVGLLISLIILIGIVAIVFFSFTTYSKIIKDDVLNISKLTSTNIYSEINNELTKPIFVSLTMANDSFVKQWLQNEGIASNQEIIDYLAGIRNKYNYHSVFLISAKSLNYFHYNGLFKTISPQNEHDQWYYDFINQDKLYLLEVDQDEVDNQRLTIFIDCKILDDQGNLLGVAGVGIEMTYVQELLENFERDYNLEAFLVDENGLVQAHTNPDLIENQNINDLELYSKIGPALYNKTDTINVFNDDDLYNQQYIISHYIEELDWTLVVRKDTSELAQSFNKQLYYDLLIVFLVLASVLIIVQQIIKKNDLQMKKLALLDNLGILSNRKDFDENLKATLARNDENQGTWSVFLLDLDHFKDVNDTHGHLQGDKILKHVMILCKASLSDHLITRWGGDEFSGIIYLSGVLAAEKLEALRLEILNDPMLSQFNITVSIGITQAIDIDTEDTIIRRADKALYESKSKGKNQVTLL, from the coding sequence ATGAAACAACGCAATAAAGTCGGACTACTGATCTCACTGATTATACTCATTGGTATCGTGGCCATTGTATTCTTCAGCTTTACCACCTACAGTAAGATCATCAAGGATGATGTGCTGAATATTTCCAAACTAACCTCCACTAATATCTATTCGGAAATTAACAACGAATTGACCAAACCGATTTTTGTCAGCCTGACCATGGCTAACGACAGCTTTGTCAAGCAATGGCTCCAAAATGAAGGAATAGCTTCAAACCAGGAAATAATTGATTATCTGGCGGGCATTCGCAACAAATACAATTACCATTCGGTCTTTCTGATTTCAGCTAAATCTTTGAATTATTTTCATTACAACGGGCTATTCAAAACCATCTCACCCCAAAATGAACACGACCAATGGTATTATGATTTTATCAATCAGGACAAACTTTATCTTCTGGAAGTGGATCAGGACGAAGTCGACAACCAGCGCTTAACCATCTTCATTGATTGCAAGATCCTTGATGATCAGGGCAATTTGCTGGGCGTAGCCGGGGTTGGAATTGAAATGACCTATGTTCAGGAGCTGCTTGAAAATTTTGAACGGGATTATAATCTGGAAGCTTTTCTGGTTGATGAGAATGGCTTGGTTCAGGCTCATACTAATCCGGATTTGATCGAAAACCAGAATATCAATGATCTGGAACTGTATTCCAAAATCGGTCCGGCCCTTTATAATAAAACCGATACCATCAATGTGTTTAATGATGATGATTTATACAATCAACAATACATTATCAGTCATTACATTGAAGAGCTTGACTGGACCCTGGTTGTTCGAAAAGATACCTCAGAACTGGCTCAATCATTTAATAAACAGTTGTATTATGATCTCTTGATTGTCTTCCTGGTGCTGGCCTCGGTGTTGATCATTGTCCAGCAGATTATTAAAAAGAATGATTTGCAGATGAAAAAACTGGCTTTGCTGGATAATCTGGGAATCCTCTCCAATCGGAAGGATTTTGACGAAAATTTAAAAGCTACCCTAGCTCGGAATGATGAAAATCAGGGTACCTGGTCTGTTTTCTTGCTGGATCTGGATCACTTTAAAGATGTCAACGATACCCATGGTCATTTGCAGGGTGACAAAATCTTAAAACATGTGATGATCCTTTGCAAAGCGTCTCTCAGCGATCATCTCATCACCCGCTGGGGCGGCGACGAATTCAGTGGCATTATTTACCTTTCAGGCGTTTTAGCCGCTGAAAAGCTTGAGGCTCTGCGACTCGAAATTCTAAATGATCCGATGCTCTCCCAATTCAATATTACTGTTAGCATTGGGATCACTCAGGCCATTGATATTGATACCGAAGATACCATCATTCGGCGGGCCGATAAAGCTCTTTATGAATCCAAGAGCAAAGGTAAGAATCAGGTTACCTTACTTTAA
- a CDS encoding acyl-CoA dehydrogenase family protein, with protein MSLLYTEEQKALIALVKEMAENEIKPFVQELDEKGECPKDLFKWAFDMGLHMLEIPEEYGGTGLSYETTAMIFEELAKVDAGYAITLVTTFVALRNVILSGTPEQGKYFADIIGKGNFAAFALTEPNAGSDPAALRGTAVKDGDDYILNAAKTFITNGEIAALFVGFFKTDTEAGHKGISAFIIDADAPGITIGKHENKMGLRLSNTTDVTFENVRVPASSMVGPEGSGFKLALNALNLSRAFVATMAVGIMQRALDESVKYAKERKQFGQPIIKFQMVQQMLADMAIKTEASRVLVNNTMRMMDHGSLVRKEGSITKTFVSDCAQEVTSNAVQIFGGYGYSKEYPVEKLMRDCKIFQIFEGANQIQRLTIASELEREYK; from the coding sequence ATGAGTTTATTATATACCGAAGAACAAAAAGCACTGATTGCGCTGGTCAAAGAGATGGCGGAAAATGAGATCAAGCCATTTGTTCAGGAACTGGATGAAAAAGGTGAGTGTCCAAAAGATTTATTCAAATGGGCATTTGATATGGGTCTGCACATGCTGGAAATACCGGAGGAGTACGGCGGAACCGGTTTAAGTTATGAAACAACAGCGATGATTTTTGAGGAACTAGCAAAAGTTGACGCCGGTTATGCGATTACGTTGGTAACGACGTTTGTAGCACTTAGAAATGTAATCCTTTCCGGGACACCGGAACAAGGGAAGTACTTTGCTGATATTATTGGCAAAGGGAACTTTGCCGCCTTTGCTTTAACCGAACCCAATGCCGGTTCTGATCCAGCCGCATTAAGAGGGACCGCTGTTAAAGATGGCGATGATTATATTTTAAATGCGGCCAAGACGTTCATCACCAACGGTGAAATTGCAGCCTTGTTTGTCGGGTTCTTTAAGACCGATACCGAAGCCGGCCATAAAGGGATTTCAGCCTTTATTATTGATGCCGATGCGCCGGGAATTACCATTGGTAAACATGAAAACAAAATGGGTCTGCGCCTTTCAAATACAACCGATGTGACCTTTGAAAATGTCAGAGTACCAGCCTCCAGCATGGTTGGGCCAGAAGGCTCGGGTTTCAAACTGGCATTAAATGCTTTAAATTTATCCAGAGCGTTTGTGGCGACCATGGCAGTTGGGATTATGCAGCGCGCACTGGACGAATCCGTGAAGTATGCCAAAGAAAGAAAACAATTTGGACAACCGATTATCAAATTCCAGATGGTTCAGCAGATGTTGGCGGATATGGCGATAAAAACAGAAGCCTCCCGAGTGCTGGTTAATAACACCATGCGGATGATGGATCATGGCAGTCTGGTACGAAAAGAAGGCTCAATCACAAAAACGTTTGTCTCGGATTGTGCCCAGGAAGTCACATCCAATGCCGTTCAGATTTTTGGTGGATATGGATACAGCAAGGAATACCCAGTTGAAAAGCTAATGCGGGACTGTAAGATATTTCAGATTTTTGAAGGCGCCAATCAGATCCAGAGACTGACCATCGCCAGTGAATTAGAGCGAGAATACAAGTAA